The following proteins are co-located in the Myxococcus fulvus genome:
- a CDS encoding MJ1255/VC2487 family glycosyltransferase: MRILYGVVGEGMGHATRSRVLLEELTKKHEVHIVVSGRAQDYLAKRFQNVHGIWGLTLAYEGNSVKKWQTVLQNLTGAVKGWPQNVRQYFELVDDFKPDVVVSDFESFSYLFARTHRLPVISVDNMQVINRCQHEPSLLAGYEDSFETSRAIVKAKLPGAFHYLVTTFFYPPTRKRRTTLAPSILRPEIIEAKSEPGEHLLVYQTSTTNTALPDILKAAGIPCRVYGLRRDITEDLVDGNLTYRPFSEKGFIDDLRTSRGVVASGGFTLMSEAVYLHKPVLSIPLEGQFEQIINALYLEKLGYGMYVKTLTVDALKEFLSRVPRCQQALQGYEQEGNTKMLTALEEQLALAYEHRGHWAMEMAQD, encoded by the coding sequence ATGCGAATCCTCTACGGTGTCGTCGGCGAAGGCATGGGCCATGCGACGCGCTCGCGCGTGCTCCTCGAGGAGCTCACGAAGAAGCACGAGGTCCACATCGTCGTCTCCGGGCGGGCCCAGGACTACCTGGCCAAGCGCTTCCAGAACGTGCACGGCATCTGGGGGCTGACCCTGGCGTACGAGGGCAACTCGGTGAAGAAGTGGCAGACGGTGTTGCAGAACCTCACCGGCGCGGTGAAGGGCTGGCCGCAGAACGTGCGCCAGTACTTCGAGCTGGTGGACGACTTCAAGCCGGACGTCGTCGTCAGTGACTTCGAGTCCTTCAGCTACCTGTTCGCGCGCACGCACCGGTTGCCCGTCATCAGCGTGGACAACATGCAGGTCATCAACCGCTGTCAGCACGAGCCGTCGCTCCTGGCCGGGTACGAGGACAGCTTCGAGACCTCGCGCGCCATCGTGAAGGCGAAGCTGCCGGGCGCCTTCCACTACCTGGTGACGACGTTCTTCTACCCGCCGACGCGCAAGCGTCGCACCACGCTGGCCCCGTCGATTCTCCGGCCCGAAATCATCGAGGCGAAGTCGGAGCCCGGTGAGCACCTGCTCGTGTACCAGACGTCCACCACCAACACCGCGCTGCCGGACATCCTCAAGGCCGCGGGCATCCCCTGCCGGGTGTACGGGCTGCGTCGGGATATCACCGAGGACCTGGTGGACGGCAACCTCACGTACCGGCCCTTCAGCGAGAAGGGCTTCATCGACGACTTGCGCACCTCCCGCGGCGTGGTCGCCAGCGGCGGCTTCACGCTGATGAGCGAGGCCGTCTACCTGCATAAGCCCGTGCTGAGCATCCCGCTGGAGGGCCAGTTCGAGCAGATCATCAACGCCTTGTACCTGGAGAAGCTGGGGTACGGGATGTACGTGAAGACGCTGACGGTGGACGCGCTCAAGGAGTTCCTGTCGCGCGTGCCGCGCTGCCAGCAGGCGCTCCAGGGCTACGAGCAGGAGGGCAACACGAAGATGCTCACCGCGCTCGAGGAGCAGCTCGCCCTGGCGTACGAGCACCGGGGCCACTGGGCCATGGAGATGGCCCAGGACTGA
- a CDS encoding SDR family NAD(P)-dependent oxidoreductase, translating into MADWRKKRTAARFTPGTLAAAGIGAALGLRGLLKRPRYSFEGRTVLVTGGSRGLGLVLCRQLVREGARVALCGRDTQSLERALEELEREGGEVLALPCDVRDSVQVEAMVSAVLEHWGAVDVLINNAGTIQVGPMESMTVEDFEDAVDTHLWGPLYTTLAVLPAMKQRREGRIVNIASVGGKISVPHLLPYSASKFALVGLSDGLRAELRQDGILVTTVCPGLMRTGSPLNARFKGQHEAEYAWFSISDSLPGLSVSAERSARLILDGCRRGDAEVVVGAAAKLGAVGRALAPGLTAALLAWANRLLPQSSSQDAHRGVDSETPLTRSWLTELSRRAAERNNNHDVPLH; encoded by the coding sequence GAAGAGGACGGCGGCGCGCTTCACCCCCGGCACGCTGGCGGCGGCCGGCATCGGCGCGGCGCTGGGGCTGCGCGGGCTCCTCAAACGCCCGCGCTATTCATTCGAGGGGCGCACGGTGCTCGTCACCGGAGGCTCGCGCGGGCTGGGGCTGGTGCTCTGTCGCCAGCTGGTGCGCGAGGGCGCGCGCGTGGCGCTGTGCGGTCGGGACACGCAGTCGCTGGAGCGGGCGCTCGAGGAGCTGGAGCGCGAGGGCGGCGAGGTGCTCGCGCTGCCGTGCGACGTGCGGGACTCCGTGCAGGTGGAGGCGATGGTGAGCGCGGTGCTGGAGCACTGGGGCGCGGTGGACGTGCTCATCAACAACGCGGGCACCATCCAGGTGGGGCCGATGGAGTCCATGACGGTGGAGGACTTCGAGGACGCGGTGGACACGCACCTGTGGGGTCCCCTGTACACGACGCTCGCCGTGCTGCCCGCGATGAAGCAGCGGCGCGAGGGGCGCATCGTCAACATCGCCTCCGTGGGCGGCAAGATCAGCGTGCCGCACCTGTTGCCCTACTCCGCGAGCAAGTTCGCGCTGGTGGGCCTGTCGGATGGACTGCGCGCGGAGCTGCGCCAGGACGGCATCCTGGTCACCACCGTGTGCCCGGGGCTCATGCGCACCGGCAGCCCGCTCAACGCGCGCTTCAAGGGCCAGCACGAGGCGGAGTACGCGTGGTTCTCCATCAGCGACTCGCTGCCAGGCCTCTCCGTCAGCGCCGAGCGCTCCGCGCGCCTCATCCTGGACGGCTGCCGGCGGGGCGACGCGGAGGTGGTGGTGGGCGCGGCCGCGAAGCTGGGCGCGGTGGGCCGAGCGCTCGCGCCCGGGCTCACCGCGGCCCTGCTCGCCTGGGCCAACCGGCTGCTCCCGCAGAGCAGCAGCCAGGATGCCCACCGGGGCGTCGACAGCGAGACGCCCCTCACCCGCTCCTGGCTCACCGAGCTGTCGCGCAGGGCCGCGGAGCGCAACAACAACCACGACGTGCCCCTGCACTGA